One genomic segment of Natrialbaceae archaeon AArc-T1-2 includes these proteins:
- a CDS encoding IS630 family transposase (programmed frameshift), translating to MNSLDNVSTEDFRQVLAEVEGKKPAQRLMAAINYLEEDDATLEEVAERYGYTGAWLSQWLDRLERLSDEPFEEVVYDDHRSGRPSKLSDQEYERFVEALHSSPEDVGLDAPAWSVPLARHYLAEEFDVEYCERHVRRLMSEAGLSWKTARPEFHKSDERAQKAWKNGFKKSFDNLDDEYTILTIDQTRQVLSTLIYAWFPEGERPSLPVTGAWDSVKLLGAVSDSGETFFLPCEENFNSDTTIRLLDALQTEFGEKICVVLDNASYFTANRVQEFAEGTPIELCYLPRGSPELNPVEECWRRLNQTLGNRLFDTLDELQEAALTALDAIESPNVFTYLCP from the exons ATGAACTCTCTCGACAACGTCTCTACCGAAGACTTCCGCCAGGTCTTGGCGGAGGTCGAGGGAAAGAAGCCGGCACAACGGCTGATGGCGGCGATCAATTACCTCGAAGAAGACGATGCGACGTTAGAAGAAGTCGCTGAGCGGTATGGATATACTGGTGCCTGGCTCTCGCAGTGGCTTGATCGACTCGAACGGCTCTCTGATGAGCCGTTCGAGGAGGTTGTCTACGACGATCATCGTTCAGGAAGGCCCTCAAAACTCTCCGATCAAGAGTACGAGCGGTTCGTTGAAGCACTCCATAGCTCACCAGAGGACGTTGGACTTGACGCGCCTGCTTGGTCTGTTCCACTCGCTCGTCACTATCTCGCTGAGGAGTTCGACGTTGAGTACTGCGAACGACACGTCCGACGACTGATGTCCGAGGCCGGGCTGTCCTGGAAGACAGCCCGGCCGGAGTTCCACAAGTCCGACGAACGGGCCCAAAAAGCGTGGAAAAACGGGTTCAAAAAAAGCT TCGACAACCTGGACGACGAATACACGATCCTGACCATTGATCAGACGCGTCAAGTGCTCTCGACGCTGATCTACGCGTGGTTTCCGGAGGGAGAGCGCCCGTCACTCCCGGTGACGGGCGCGTGGGACAGTGTTAAACTCCTCGGGGCAGTCAGCGATAGCGGCGAGACGTTCTTTCTCCCGTGTGAAGAAAATTTCAACAGCGACACCACAATCCGGTTGCTCGACGCTCTCCAAACCGAGTTCGGCGAAAAGATCTGCGTCGTCTTGGACAATGCGTCTTATTTTACAGCGAATAGGGTGCAGGAATTCGCCGAAGGAACGCCGATCGAACTGTGTTACCTTCCACGGGGTTCACCGGAGCTGAACCCCGTGGAAGAGTGTTGGCGACGACTCAACCAGACACTGGGCAACCGTCTGTTCGACACACTGGATGAACTTCAAGAGGCTGCACTGACTGCGCTTGACGCCATTGAATCGCCGAACGTCTTTACGTACTTATGTCCTTGA
- a CDS encoding NRAMP family divalent metal transporter: MVASYFGSGSVFIASQAGVMHGYTLLWAAVGAALLGFMAQDMSARLGIHGTSLMAFTREKLGRPLAITIALFLSIGCIAWTLGLVAAVGAGLSFLLGGVVGWQPIAVLTTFAAIGIGLLRYDTVENMMIAMMFSLMVIFVIVALPSGADPSSVTTGFVPGTDSLGALAMVAGLLGTTALWPNFFLESILVDTKGWTDESDLPEVRRDLAIGYAVGGITMVAILIGAAALLRPMGYTELESFITPGQALVDVLGTWAMVLFVGGVIVAAFNSIIPIMWTPAYIIPQAAGYPVQKGDRLFNTIFAGLTGIGVFSPLVSWWLNLSVVDMVILFPMYNGIFALPVVAILLFWAVNDRETMGEYTNSKAVNAVNSLLVLLAVILAILSIQDFAKLITGGGF; this comes from the coding sequence ATGGTTGCCAGTTACTTCGGCTCTGGCTCGGTGTTCATTGCCAGTCAAGCTGGCGTCATGCACGGATACACACTGCTTTGGGCCGCCGTCGGAGCGGCATTACTCGGATTCATGGCCCAGGACATGAGTGCTCGGCTAGGTATCCACGGAACATCGCTGATGGCGTTCACCCGCGAAAAACTGGGCCGGCCACTGGCGATAACGATTGCACTCTTCCTGTCGATTGGCTGCATCGCCTGGACGCTCGGGTTGGTCGCCGCAGTCGGCGCTGGTCTCTCCTTCCTGCTCGGGGGTGTTGTCGGCTGGCAACCCATTGCTGTTCTCACGACCTTCGCTGCGATCGGTATCGGACTATTGCGCTACGACACTGTCGAAAACATGATGATCGCAATGATGTTTTCGCTGATGGTCATCTTCGTGATCGTTGCCCTGCCGAGCGGTGCTGATCCAAGCAGTGTTACGACCGGGTTCGTCCCGGGCACTGACTCGTTGGGTGCGCTGGCGATGGTAGCAGGGCTGCTCGGTACGACCGCATTGTGGCCGAATTTCTTCCTGGAATCGATCCTAGTGGATACCAAAGGTTGGACTGACGAGAGCGACCTCCCGGAGGTTCGGAGAGACTTGGCAATCGGCTATGCAGTCGGCGGGATCACGATGGTTGCAATCCTGATCGGCGCAGCAGCATTACTGCGCCCGATGGGTTACACTGAGCTTGAGTCGTTCATTACACCGGGTCAGGCGCTCGTTGATGTACTTGGAACATGGGCCATGGTGCTGTTCGTCGGCGGCGTGATTGTCGCAGCGTTCAACAGTATCATCCCGATCATGTGGACGCCAGCCTACATCATTCCGCAAGCGGCGGGATACCCAGTTCAAAAAGGGGATCGGTTGTTCAACACCATATTCGCAGGACTGACCGGGATCGGCGTGTTCTCGCCACTTGTGAGCTGGTGGCTGAATTTGTCGGTCGTTGACATGGTAATCCTGTTTCCGATGTACAACGGAATCTTCGCGCTGCCGGTCGTAGCCATCCTGTTGTTCTGGGCGGTTAACGACCGCGAGACGATGGGCGAGTACACGAATTCGAAAGCGGTAAACGCTGTCAATTCACTACTTGTACTACTCGCGGTTATCCTAGCGATTCTGTCTATCCAAGACTTCGCTAAACTCATCACTGGCGGTGGGTTCTGA
- the thiL gene encoding thiamine-phosphate kinase — protein sequence MDEREALALLDAELDPVGDDAAVVDGQVLTTDMLHERTDFPAGTSRYTAGWRTVGASLSDVAAMGAEATAAVAVYAAPTFDEDELLAFVRGARDVCERVDAAYVGGDLDDHQEFTVVSTALGRTDDPVFRSGAQPGDVVCVTGTLGRSAAAIELFERGDLERANDLFRFEPRVAAGLALAPHATAMMDSSDGLARSLHQLAEASGCGFAVDSDRVPVDDAVSELTDGEDAALELATTFGEDFELVVTVPEGELEAARSATSVPLSVVGGVREDGVTIDGEPLPDRGYTHG from the coding sequence ATGGACGAACGCGAGGCGCTGGCACTGCTGGATGCGGAACTCGATCCGGTCGGCGACGACGCCGCCGTCGTCGACGGACAGGTGTTGACGACGGACATGCTCCACGAGCGGACGGACTTTCCCGCGGGGACGAGCCGATACACGGCCGGCTGGCGGACCGTCGGCGCATCACTGTCCGACGTCGCGGCAATGGGTGCCGAGGCGACGGCGGCCGTCGCCGTCTACGCTGCACCCACGTTCGACGAGGACGAACTACTCGCGTTCGTCCGGGGCGCACGCGACGTCTGCGAGCGCGTCGACGCCGCCTACGTCGGCGGTGATCTCGACGACCACCAGGAGTTTACGGTCGTCTCGACGGCGCTGGGACGGACCGACGACCCCGTCTTCCGCTCCGGCGCACAGCCGGGTGACGTCGTCTGCGTCACCGGCACTCTCGGACGCAGCGCCGCCGCCATCGAACTCTTCGAGCGCGGCGACCTCGAGCGCGCGAACGACCTGTTCCGGTTCGAACCCCGCGTCGCGGCCGGGCTGGCACTCGCCCCGCACGCGACGGCGATGATGGACTCGAGCGACGGGCTCGCCCGGTCGCTCCACCAGCTCGCCGAAGCCTCCGGCTGTGGCTTTGCCGTCGACTCGGACCGGGTTCCGGTCGACGACGCCGTCTCCGAGCTCACCGACGGCGAGGACGCGGCTCTCGAGCTCGCGACGACCTTCGGCGAAGACTTCGAACTCGTCGTGACGGTTCCGGAGGGCGAGCTCGAGGCCGCTCGATCGGCCACGTCGGTCCCGCTGTCGGTCGTCGGTGGGGTCCGCGAGGACGGCGTGACGATCGACGGGGAGCCGTTACCCGATCGGGGCTATACCCACGGCTGA
- a CDS encoding 30S ribosomal protein S19e: MATMYDVPAEDLIEALAEDLADRLEEPDWAAFAKTGSSKELPPEQEDFWAVRAASLLRKVADTGPVGVERLATEYGGTKRGTNRYQVAPDRRADGSRNVIRTILQQLEEEDLVETAEGEGRRITAEGRSLLDDTAGEVLEELDRPELERYA, from the coding sequence ATGGCTACGATGTACGACGTTCCGGCCGAGGACCTCATCGAGGCCCTCGCCGAGGACCTCGCGGATCGACTCGAGGAACCCGACTGGGCCGCATTCGCAAAGACCGGCTCGTCGAAAGAGCTCCCGCCCGAACAGGAAGACTTCTGGGCCGTCCGTGCGGCCAGCCTCCTGCGAAAAGTCGCCGACACCGGCCCCGTCGGCGTCGAACGGCTCGCTACCGAGTACGGCGGCACTAAACGCGGGACGAACCGCTACCAGGTCGCCCCCGACCGCCGCGCCGACGGCTCGCGCAACGTCATCCGGACGATCCTCCAGCAGCTCGAGGAGGAAGATCTCGTCGAGACCGCCGAAGGCGAGGGTCGTCGGATCACCGCCGAGGGTCGGAGCCTGCTCGATGACACCGCTGGCGAGGTCCTCGAAGAACTCGATCGTCCGGAACTCGAACGGTACGCGTAG
- a CDS encoding DNA-binding protein: protein MSETPDDDELEELRRKKMEQLQEQADRQGGDGQEAARQQAEAQKKALLRQHLTDDARKRLNTVKMSKPQFGEQVERQVVALAQSGRLQDKIDDEKMKQLLNELKPEEKSFDIKRR, encoded by the coding sequence ATGAGCGAAACGCCCGACGACGACGAACTCGAGGAACTCCGACGCAAGAAGATGGAACAGCTTCAGGAACAGGCCGACCGGCAAGGCGGCGACGGACAGGAAGCCGCCAGACAGCAGGCCGAAGCCCAGAAGAAGGCACTCCTGCGCCAGCACCTGACCGACGACGCCCGCAAACGGCTCAACACCGTCAAGATGAGCAAACCGCAGTTCGGCGAACAGGTCGAACGCCAGGTCGTCGCCTTGGCCCAGAGCGGACGCCTCCAGGACAAGATCGACGACGAGAAGATGAAACAGCTTCTCAACGAACTAAAGCCCGAGGAGAAGAGCTTCGACATCAAGCGACGCTGA
- a CDS encoding DUF7411 family protein — MELGLLYSGGKDSTLAALVLDQFYDVTLTTAHFGITDDWKHARDTAEAAGFAFERLELEPDVAREAADRIREDGYPRNGIQLVHHHALERLATEGFDAVGDGTRRDDRVPTVSRAQAQSLEDRHGVDYVAPLSGFGRRAVDRLVEDALEVTAGPSEEIPRADYEAELRAFIAEEDGPEAIREYFPDHEQTYVTDVADGLR, encoded by the coding sequence ATGGAGCTTGGACTCCTCTACAGCGGGGGAAAGGACTCGACGCTTGCCGCGCTCGTCCTCGATCAGTTCTACGACGTCACCCTGACGACGGCACATTTCGGGATCACCGACGACTGGAAGCACGCCCGTGACACCGCAGAAGCCGCCGGCTTCGCGTTCGAACGTCTCGAGCTCGAGCCCGACGTCGCCCGGGAGGCCGCCGATCGCATCCGCGAGGACGGCTATCCACGAAACGGCATTCAGCTCGTCCACCACCACGCATTAGAACGGCTCGCCACGGAGGGGTTCGACGCCGTCGGCGACGGCACCCGCCGCGACGACCGCGTTCCGACGGTCTCGCGAGCCCAGGCCCAGAGCCTCGAGGACCGCCACGGCGTCGACTACGTCGCGCCGCTGTCGGGGTTCGGGCGACGTGCCGTCGATCGGCTCGTCGAAGACGCCCTCGAGGTCACCGCCGGCCCGAGTGAGGAGATTCCCCGTGCGGACTACGAGGCCGAACTGCGGGCGTTCATCGCCGAGGAAGACGGCCCGGAGGCGATCCGGGAGTACTTTCCCGATCACGAACAGACCTACGTGACCGACGTCGCGGACGGTCTCAGGTGA
- a CDS encoding ubiquitin-like protein Pup produces the protein MSDDDGSELSVTAFFEYCRTQARLLSGRAETMRSDVDDLLEEIDDDLETIRGRLTDHANDREGPTAGPAGTDLDVTELEELESTVETKQALVEAKQARLAAFQELAADYADLAAELHSEIDDGHEAMERVIRFELEHDAPVYFDDRQTVAEAAAESNDQRDE, from the coding sequence ATGAGCGACGACGACGGATCCGAGCTGTCGGTCACGGCGTTCTTCGAGTACTGTCGGACGCAGGCGCGATTGCTCTCGGGGCGGGCCGAGACGATGCGGTCGGACGTCGACGACCTGCTCGAGGAGATCGACGACGATCTCGAGACGATTCGCGGGCGACTCACGGACCACGCTAACGATCGGGAGGGACCGACGGCCGGTCCGGCCGGAACCGACCTCGACGTCACGGAACTCGAGGAGCTCGAATCGACCGTCGAAACCAAACAGGCGCTCGTCGAGGCCAAACAGGCCCGGCTGGCTGCGTTTCAGGAACTCGCCGCCGACTACGCCGACCTCGCCGCGGAACTCCACTCCGAGATCGACGACGGACACGAAGCGATGGAGCGCGTAATCCGCTTCGAACTCGAGCACGATGCCCCCGTCTACTTCGACGATCGGCAGACGGTAGCCGAGGCCGCCGCCGAATCGAACGACCAGCGAGACGAGTAG
- the hisS gene encoding histidine--tRNA ligase, which produces MYERIKGFRDFYPGEMAARRETIDTLEDVARRYGFREIATPALERAEMWTDKSGDEIVEELYAFEDQGGRHVTLTPELTPTVARMVVAKQQELSKPIKWFSTRPFWRYEQVQQGRQREFYQTNVDIFGSAEPEADAEVLTWAADALTGLGLTGEDFEFRVSHRDILGGVLETYDVDVDTEAAIRAVDKSDKISRPEYHDLLVDAGLSYEQAAEFDELIAQGDLDEVVSFADSERVSDAVSNLQAVLAAAADLGAREYCTISLETARGLDYYTGVVFECFDSTGEVSRSIFGGGRYDDLIESFGGQPTPAVGVAPGHATLSLLCQRAGVWPAEEITTDYYVLQVGDTRETAARIARDLRERGHVVETDVAGRSFGAQLDYADSINAETTVIVGERDLENDEVTVKDMDTGDQVQVSVSEFPGEDDRPTFDDVAE; this is translated from the coding sequence ATGTACGAGCGAATCAAGGGATTTCGTGACTTCTACCCCGGCGAGATGGCCGCCCGCCGGGAGACGATCGACACCCTCGAGGACGTCGCCCGACGGTACGGCTTTCGAGAGATCGCCACGCCAGCGCTCGAGCGGGCGGAGATGTGGACCGACAAAAGCGGCGACGAGATCGTCGAGGAACTGTACGCCTTCGAGGACCAGGGCGGCCGCCACGTCACGCTCACGCCGGAGCTGACGCCAACGGTCGCACGCATGGTCGTCGCCAAACAACAGGAGCTGTCAAAGCCCATCAAGTGGTTCTCGACGCGGCCGTTCTGGCGGTACGAACAGGTCCAGCAAGGTCGCCAGCGGGAGTTCTACCAGACGAACGTCGACATTTTCGGCTCGGCCGAACCCGAAGCCGACGCCGAGGTGTTGACGTGGGCCGCAGACGCCCTCACCGGCCTCGGACTCACCGGCGAGGACTTCGAGTTCCGGGTCTCTCACCGCGACATCCTCGGTGGCGTCCTCGAGACCTACGACGTCGACGTCGACACCGAGGCGGCGATCCGGGCGGTCGACAAGTCCGATAAGATCTCCCGGCCGGAGTATCACGACCTGCTGGTCGACGCCGGCCTCTCCTACGAGCAGGCCGCCGAGTTCGACGAGTTGATCGCCCAGGGCGACCTGGATGAGGTCGTCTCCTTCGCAGACAGCGAACGGGTGAGCGACGCCGTTTCCAACCTCCAGGCCGTCCTCGCGGCCGCCGCGGACCTCGGTGCCCGGGAGTACTGTACGATCTCGCTCGAGACCGCCCGCGGGCTCGATTACTACACCGGCGTCGTCTTCGAGTGTTTCGACTCGACGGGCGAGGTCTCCCGATCGATCTTCGGCGGCGGGCGCTACGACGACCTCATCGAGAGTTTCGGCGGCCAGCCCACCCCCGCGGTCGGGGTCGCACCCGGCCACGCCACCCTCTCGTTGCTCTGTCAGCGCGCCGGCGTCTGGCCCGCAGAGGAGATCACGACCGACTACTACGTCCTGCAGGTCGGCGACACGCGGGAAACGGCAGCCCGAATCGCCCGCGACCTTCGCGAACGCGGCCACGTCGTCGAGACGGACGTCGCCGGGCGGTCCTTCGGCGCACAGCTGGACTACGCCGACTCGATCAACGCCGAGACGACGGTGATCGTCGGCGAGCGCGACCTCGAGAACGACGAGGTGACGGTCAAGGACATGGACACCGGCGACCAGGTCCAGGTGTCCGTCTCCGAGTTCCCAGGTGAGGACGACCGGCCGACGTTCGACGACGTCGCCGAGTAA
- a CDS encoding sulfatase-like hydrolase/transferase has product MATSRPNVLFVLTDQERYDLTAPDGPPVETLAFDRLSSEGVRFERAYTPISICTSARASMLTGLYPHNHGMLNNCHEEDAVRSTLPTDLPTFSERLADAGYDCSYTGKWHVGHDRTPEDFGFSYLGGSDRHHDDIDDAFRAYRRERETPIEDVTLEDAIYTGGQDGTLVAGTTPVDVADTRAHFLAERTLEMLDRHTESNAPFFHRIDFYGPHHPYVVPEPYASQYDPDAIEPWDSYAETFDGKPAVHEQYTQYRGVADFGWETWAEVAAKYWGFQSLIDAQVGRILEGLDDRGLAGETIVVHASDHGDFVGNHRQFNKGPLMYEDTYRVPLQVRWPGVVDAGTTRTEPVSLVDLAPTFLELCDVPVPDGLDGHSLRPLLEGQVPLEWRDAVAAEYHGDEFGLYSQRMIRTERYKFVYNGPDTNELYDLESDPAELRNLIDHPEYENARRKLARRLVRWMHETDDPNRTWVPGTLDG; this is encoded by the coding sequence ATGGCCACCAGCCGCCCGAACGTCCTGTTCGTGCTCACCGACCAGGAACGATACGACCTCACTGCGCCCGACGGTCCACCCGTCGAGACGCTGGCGTTCGATCGGCTCTCGAGCGAGGGCGTCCGCTTCGAGCGGGCGTACACCCCGATCAGCATCTGTACGAGCGCCCGGGCGTCGATGCTGACGGGGTTGTACCCACACAACCACGGAATGTTGAACAACTGCCACGAGGAGGACGCGGTTCGGTCGACCCTCCCAACGGACCTGCCGACATTCTCCGAACGGCTCGCCGACGCGGGGTACGACTGCAGCTACACCGGCAAGTGGCACGTCGGCCACGACCGGACGCCCGAGGACTTCGGCTTCTCCTACCTCGGCGGGAGCGACAGACACCACGACGACATCGACGACGCGTTCCGTGCCTACCGCCGGGAACGAGAAACGCCGATCGAAGACGTCACGCTCGAGGACGCGATCTACACCGGCGGCCAGGACGGCACGCTCGTCGCCGGGACGACGCCGGTCGACGTCGCCGACACGCGGGCACACTTCCTCGCGGAGCGAACACTCGAGATGCTCGATCGTCACACCGAGTCGAACGCGCCGTTTTTCCACCGCATCGACTTCTACGGACCACACCACCCCTACGTCGTCCCGGAGCCGTACGCCTCACAGTACGATCCCGACGCGATCGAGCCGTGGGACAGCTACGCCGAGACCTTCGACGGCAAGCCAGCCGTCCACGAACAGTACACCCAGTATCGCGGCGTCGCGGACTTCGGCTGGGAGACGTGGGCCGAGGTCGCCGCGAAGTACTGGGGCTTTCAGTCGTTGATCGATGCGCAGGTCGGGCGCATCCTCGAGGGACTCGACGACCGCGGACTCGCCGGGGAGACGATCGTCGTCCACGCCTCTGACCACGGCGACTTCGTCGGCAACCACCGCCAGTTCAACAAGGGACCGCTGATGTACGAGGACACCTACCGGGTCCCCCTGCAGGTTCGCTGGCCCGGCGTCGTCGACGCGGGAACGACGCGGACCGAACCCGTCTCGCTCGTCGATCTCGCACCGACGTTTCTCGAACTCTGTGACGTCCCGGTACCCGACGGCCTCGACGGGCACAGCCTCCGTCCGCTACTCGAGGGCCAGGTCCCGCTCGAGTGGCGCGACGCCGTCGCCGCCGAGTACCACGGCGACGAGTTCGGCCTCTACAGCCAGCGGATGATTCGGACCGAGCGGTACAAGTTCGTCTACAACGGCCCCGACACAAACGAGCTGTACGACCTCGAGAGCGATCCGGCGGAGCTTCGAAATCTGATCGATCACCCGGAGTACGAAAACGCCAGACGCAAGCTGGCGAGACGGCTCGTCAGGTGGATGCACGAGACAGACGATCCGAACCGGACGTGGGTTCCGGGGACGCTCGACGGCTAG
- a CDS encoding FAD synthase, with amino-acid sequence MTRTQTRTRTVVAQGTFDLLHPGHVHYFEQAAAMGDRLVVIVARSSNVDHKEPPICDARQRRDVVDALEVVDEAILGHEEDIFVPIEEIEPDVIALGHDQHHDEEAIEAELEERGVDCDVRRVDGREPRYDGELLSTRLIVDRILERRD; translated from the coding sequence ATGACACGGACACAGACACGAACACGAACCGTCGTCGCCCAGGGAACGTTCGATCTGCTCCATCCCGGTCATGTTCACTACTTCGAGCAGGCCGCCGCGATGGGCGATCGACTGGTCGTCATCGTCGCTCGCTCGAGCAACGTCGATCACAAGGAACCCCCGATCTGTGATGCGAGACAGCGACGGGACGTCGTCGACGCCCTCGAGGTCGTCGACGAGGCGATCCTGGGCCACGAGGAAGACATCTTCGTCCCGATCGAGGAGATCGAACCGGACGTGATCGCGCTCGGTCACGATCAACACCACGACGAGGAAGCGATTGAGGCCGAACTCGAAGAGCGCGGAGTCGACTGTGACGTCCGACGAGTCGACGGTCGCGAACCCCGGTACGACGGCGAACTGCTCTCGACGCGGTTGATCGTCGACCGGATTCTGGAACGACGCGACTAG
- a CDS encoding Mov34/MPN/PAD-1 family protein codes for MGLFDALFRSSEILGIAEETLEFALESSEASHPDEYMGMLRGTEASRLGLDRDGLVITDVLVIPGTEANSVSATVKTSQIPNDVKSLGSVHSHPNGVLRPSDADLETFTRGSVHVIIGAPYGRNDWQAFDSEGKPTTLNVLDVELPDAEDFFDFTQADIDAELRGWD; via the coding sequence ATGGGGCTGTTCGACGCGCTGTTTCGCTCGAGCGAGATTCTCGGCATCGCCGAGGAGACCCTCGAGTTCGCGCTCGAGTCCTCCGAGGCATCCCACCCGGACGAGTACATGGGAATGCTCCGCGGGACCGAAGCGTCGCGACTGGGGCTGGATCGGGACGGGCTCGTCATCACCGACGTCTTGGTTATCCCGGGCACGGAAGCAAACAGCGTGAGCGCGACCGTAAAGACGAGTCAGATACCGAACGACGTGAAATCACTCGGGAGCGTTCACTCCCACCCAAACGGCGTACTGCGTCCGAGCGACGCCGACCTCGAGACGTTCACCAGAGGGTCGGTCCACGTCATCATCGGTGCACCCTATGGCCGAAACGACTGGCAGGCGTTCGACTCCGAGGGAAAGCCGACGACGCTGAACGTCCTCGACGTCGAGCTGCCCGACGCCGAGGACTTCTTCGATTTCACGCAGGCGGACATCGACGCCGAGCTGCGCGGGTGGGACTGA
- a CDS encoding DHH family phosphoesterase encodes MSRDSAGEAGDDGYSVVYDLDSDCTAEDVEEETPYLAEINGIVDYGVFVDLSDSVSGLVHESVLEGTYRVGEELVVELETVRENGDMAFKPADVDVEEYTVREVGHDYSLTGTDRLEANAGDQIHIEGEVVQVKQTGGPTIFHVADEHGVVPCAAFEEAGVRAYPSVEVGDLVRVTGVPERRDDSFQIEVDGLSTLDGETEAQARKRLEAALEDRASPHDVEPLIDWPAFEKLRPDLEEVARRLRRTVLEGRPIRVRHHADGDGMCAAVPVRIALERFIADVHENDDAPRHLVKRLPAKAPFYEMEDATRDLNFALEDREKHGQQLPLLLMLDNGSTAEDVPAYETLAHYDIPIVAIDHHHPDPEAVEGLLDAHVNPYLHDEDYRITTGMLCVELARMIYPDLTDELRHIPAVAGLADRSKADAMDDYLELAAEEGYDEKRLKDVSEALDYAAFWLRYDSGDRVIRDLLEIDVGEPQRHRDLVSLFADRARTEVDDQLTDAMVHVEHESLANDAHLYRIDVENYAHRFTYPAPGKTTGEIHDRKVEETGGPVITVGYGPDFAVLRSDGVRLDIPTMVSELEAEVPGAGVSGGGHLVVGSIKFVEGKREDVIDALVEKMAAADIDEELSTAAPIDD; translated from the coding sequence ATGTCACGTGATTCTGCCGGCGAGGCCGGCGACGACGGGTATTCCGTCGTCTACGATCTCGATTCCGACTGTACTGCCGAAGACGTCGAGGAGGAGACACCATATCTCGCGGAGATCAACGGTATCGTCGACTACGGCGTCTTCGTCGACCTCTCCGATTCCGTCTCCGGACTCGTTCACGAGTCCGTCCTCGAAGGTACCTATCGCGTCGGCGAAGAACTCGTCGTGGAACTCGAGACGGTTCGAGAAAACGGCGACATGGCGTTCAAACCCGCCGACGTCGACGTCGAGGAGTACACCGTCCGGGAGGTCGGCCACGACTACTCGCTTACCGGCACCGACCGCCTCGAGGCAAACGCCGGCGATCAGATCCACATCGAGGGCGAAGTCGTCCAGGTCAAACAGACCGGCGGCCCGACGATCTTCCACGTCGCCGACGAGCACGGCGTCGTTCCCTGTGCCGCTTTCGAGGAAGCCGGCGTCCGCGCGTATCCATCCGTCGAAGTCGGCGACCTCGTCCGGGTAACCGGCGTTCCGGAACGACGCGATGACTCGTTTCAGATCGAAGTCGACGGCCTCTCGACGCTCGACGGCGAGACCGAAGCCCAGGCTCGCAAGCGACTCGAGGCGGCACTCGAAGACCGGGCGAGTCCACACGACGTCGAGCCGCTGATCGACTGGCCGGCCTTCGAGAAGCTCCGTCCCGACTTAGAGGAGGTGGCTCGCCGTCTCCGCCGGACCGTCCTCGAGGGACGACCGATCCGGGTTCGCCACCACGCCGACGGCGACGGGATGTGTGCCGCCGTCCCCGTCCGGATCGCCCTCGAGCGGTTCATCGCCGACGTTCACGAAAACGACGACGCGCCACGACACCTCGTCAAGCGCCTGCCCGCGAAGGCCCCGTTCTACGAGATGGAAGACGCGACGCGCGATCTCAACTTTGCCCTGGAGGACCGCGAGAAACACGGCCAGCAGCTTCCCCTCCTCCTGATGCTCGACAACGGCTCGACCGCCGAGGACGTGCCGGCCTACGAGACGCTCGCTCACTACGACATCCCGATCGTCGCCATCGACCACCACCACCCCGATCCCGAGGCGGTCGAGGGGCTGCTCGATGCCCACGTCAATCCCTACCTCCACGACGAGGATTACCGGATCACGACGGGGATGCTCTGTGTCGAACTCGCCCGGATGATCTATCCCGATCTCACCGACGAACTCCGGCACATTCCCGCCGTCGCCGGGCTCGCGGACCGCTCGAAGGCCGATGCGATGGACGACTACCTCGAGCTGGCCGCCGAAGAGGGCTACGACGAGAAACGGCTGAAAGACGTCAGCGAAGCGCTCGACTACGCCGCGTTCTGGCTCCGGTACGACTCCGGCGACCGGGTCATCCGGGACCTCCTCGAGATCGACGTCGGCGAGCCCCAGCGCCACCGCGATCTCGTCTCCCTGTTTGCAGACCGCGCCCGAACGGAGGTCGACGACCAGCTCACGGACGCGATGGTCCACGTCGAACACGAGTCGCTCGCAAACGATGCCCACCTCTACCGGATCGACGTCGAGAACTACGCCCACCGCTTTACCTACCCTGCACCCGGCAAGACGACCGGCGAGATCCACGACCGCAAAGTCGAAGAGACCGGCGGTCCGGTCATCACGGTCGGCTACGGCCCCGACTTCGCCGTCTTGCGAAGCGACGGCGTCCGGCTGGACATCCCGACCATGGTCTCGGAACTCGAGGCGGAGGTTCCCGGCGCCGGCGTCTCCGGCGGTGGCCACCTCGTCGTCGGTTCGATCAAGTTCGTCGAGGGCAAACGCGAGGACGTGATCGACGCGCTCGTCGAGAAGATGGCGGCCGCGGACATCGACGAAGAGCTCTCGACTGCGGCACCGATCGACGACTGA